In one Corallococcus silvisoli genomic region, the following are encoded:
- a CDS encoding ORC-CDC6 family AAA ATPase — protein sequence MFGDYRAEWRPDLFASLFIRPTYFGNLESRKPCVLVGGRGTGKTTALKSLRYDATASRLRLSVGGRLPYLGVYLRINKNRVRAFQGAGLDKERWIRLFSHYFNLLVVSEFTRLYLWLVDNEHWPRPNSESLRDVAETLGLTGVDSLEALAGMLRSSLNLLELHVNNIGKSEAPVVSMPEAPIRAFVDMFMLCPELNGRHVYCCVDEYENLLALQQAVVNTYVKHCELPLSYKVGVRRYGIRSRHTLDASDLLRAPEDYDEIDVSTEEGVFEGFALEIASIRLRRANELGVAVDSDIGNLLLEYSRREEALVLGASEISERVIGELRALGRPEVIKWAEDQRREDLYFLRYWAEAGGESIEELALDWMGNPERWVDRLNNYGYASLFWLSKGRKGVRIRKYYCGIKTFLSLSSGNIRYFLELVDESILRHFAASQNENGSQVRISQREQTEAARTVAKRRLEQLEGLSEHGAALKRLVLGLGKVFFEFARSPQGHTPEVSSFVLGGDQDKKSELLPIMYDGVGHLALEATPRTKATSVLEMKDDEFRLHPIFCPFFEFSHRKKRRVTFRAEWLLLLAGDDPSSAMSNLLRGRDVSSSEELPEQLAMFSAFYEGGGER from the coding sequence ATGTTTGGCGACTATCGGGCCGAGTGGCGGCCTGATTTATTTGCAAGTCTTTTTATTCGACCAACGTATTTCGGAAATCTCGAGTCGAGAAAGCCCTGTGTCTTGGTTGGAGGTCGAGGAACGGGGAAGACAACCGCACTTAAATCTCTTCGTTATGACGCGACAGCTTCACGCCTTAGGCTTTCTGTGGGTGGGCGTCTTCCTTATCTCGGCGTGTACTTGCGCATAAATAAAAACAGAGTGCGTGCATTTCAGGGGGCGGGTCTCGATAAGGAGAGGTGGATTCGTCTGTTCTCGCATTACTTTAATCTTCTCGTTGTTTCTGAGTTCACACGCCTCTATTTGTGGCTTGTGGATAATGAGCATTGGCCAAGGCCCAATAGCGAGTCGCTGCGAGACGTGGCGGAGACCCTTGGACTCACGGGGGTGGATTCTCTAGAGGCCCTTGCGGGCATGTTGCGGAGTTCGCTTAATCTGCTTGAGCTGCATGTGAATAATATCGGCAAGTCCGAAGCGCCAGTCGTTTCTATGCCTGAGGCGCCAATCAGGGCGTTTGTTGATATGTTTATGCTTTGTCCGGAGCTGAATGGTAGGCATGTGTATTGTTGTGTTGATGAGTATGAGAATTTACTGGCGTTGCAGCAGGCCGTGGTTAATACGTACGTGAAGCACTGTGAGCTGCCTCTTTCGTACAAGGTCGGGGTTAGGCGATATGGCATTCGCAGTCGGCATACACTTGATGCGTCGGATCTGCTTCGGGCTCCGGAGGATTACGATGAGATAGATGTCTCTACTGAGGAGGGTGTTTTTGAGGGGTTTGCCCTGGAGATTGCTTCGATCCGACTGCGGAGAGCTAATGAACTTGGCGTTGCCGTTGACTCGGATATCGGAAATTTGCTGCTGGAATATTCGCGAAGAGAAGAGGCTCTTGTTCTTGGTGCGAGCGAAATATCTGAGCGAGTGATTGGAGAGCTTAGGGCGTTGGGGCGGCCAGAAGTTATAAAATGGGCAGAGGATCAGAGAAGAGAAGATCTCTACTTTCTCAGATATTGGGCCGAGGCTGGAGGCGAATCAATAGAAGAGCTTGCCCTGGATTGGATGGGAAATCCCGAGAGGTGGGTGGATCGTCTCAATAATTATGGATATGCCAGCTTGTTCTGGTTGTCCAAAGGGCGAAAGGGCGTCCGCATTCGGAAGTACTATTGCGGAATTAAGACGTTCCTGAGCTTGTCTTCAGGGAATATTCGATATTTCTTGGAACTCGTTGATGAGAGCATTCTTCGGCATTTTGCGGCTAGCCAGAATGAGAATGGCTCTCAGGTTCGTATCAGCCAGAGAGAGCAGACTGAGGCAGCCCGGACAGTTGCGAAAAGACGACTTGAGCAGCTTGAGGGGTTGAGCGAGCATGGTGCTGCGCTTAAGCGGCTAGTGCTTGGTTTGGGGAAGGTCTTCTTTGAGTTCGCCCGATCGCCTCAGGGGCACACTCCAGAGGTGAGTTCCTTTGTTCTTGGTGGCGACCAGGATAAGAAAAGCGAGCTTCTTCCCATTATGTATGACGGTGTTGGGCACCTGGCGCTAGAGGCCACTCCGCGAACAAAGGCTACGAGTGTCCTTGAGATGAAAGATGATGAGTTTCGCCTTCATCCTATATTTTGCCCGTTCTTTGAATTCTCGCACCGAAAGAAGCGCAGGGTAACTTTTAGGGCTGAGTGGCTCCTTCTGCTGGCTGGTGACGATCCGAGTAGTGCTATGTCTAACTTGTTGAGAGGGCGTGATGTGTCTAGTTCCGAGGAGTTGCCTGAGCAGTTGGCTATGTTCTCGGCATTCTATGAAGGAGGGGGGGAGCGATGA
- a CDS encoding Sua5 family C-terminal domain-containing protein has translation MRDPRQPAEAARVLYARLREADEQGHDVLVACLPAASGLGIAVRDRLSRAAAPREG, from the coding sequence ATACGCGATCCCAGACAACCGGCGGAGGCCGCGCGCGTCCTCTATGCGCGGCTGCGGGAGGCGGATGAACAGGGCCACGACGTGCTCGTGGCCTGCCTGCCCGCCGCCAGCGGCCTGGGCATCGCCGTGCGCGACCGGCTGTCCCGCGCGGCGGCCCCCCGCGAAGGGTGA
- a CDS encoding phosphoribosyltransferase-like protein produces MRPDTFVESVIARCEALKAARLWHGEPAIRPRAWLENFSPADRLIGAAILSQFIFIADAHANKMITAAFGRLVEQVAVGATSDAERRRVLDSFLANAVFTRTEGEDPNPTDSGNMYCRKVRQVLQIPESRILEPHDALQAACSGAPVVFVDDFIGSGNQMIETWKRPYRAGSLGSFEDAFSANPFDVHYLCIVASSYGMSSLRDEAEMISVHCAHELDEGYSVRRIDESLSLAGVSPVSGSVEEFLERASQGLILPAYMRTGTQYKYGYHDLALTLAFEHSVPDATIPIIWAPSNSSSWVPLCPRR; encoded by the coding sequence ATGAGACCAGACACCTTCGTCGAGAGCGTTATCGCGAGATGCGAAGCATTGAAAGCAGCACGGCTCTGGCATGGAGAACCCGCAATCAGGCCAAGAGCATGGCTTGAAAATTTTTCTCCAGCCGATCGGCTGATTGGTGCTGCAATCTTGAGTCAGTTTATTTTTATTGCTGATGCTCATGCCAATAAGATGATCACAGCGGCTTTCGGTCGTTTGGTGGAGCAGGTTGCCGTCGGGGCTACATCGGATGCAGAAAGAAGGCGGGTGCTGGATTCGTTTCTTGCTAACGCTGTCTTTACAAGGACAGAGGGCGAGGACCCGAATCCAACAGATTCAGGAAATATGTACTGCCGAAAAGTCCGGCAGGTGCTGCAGATTCCAGAGTCTCGTATTCTTGAGCCACATGATGCATTGCAGGCTGCGTGTTCCGGTGCGCCTGTTGTCTTTGTGGATGACTTTATTGGCTCGGGCAATCAAATGATTGAGACTTGGAAGAGGCCGTACAGGGCAGGTAGCTTGGGTTCGTTTGAAGATGCTTTTTCTGCGAATCCCTTTGATGTTCATTATCTATGCATAGTGGCGAGTTCGTATGGCATGAGTAGTCTCCGGGATGAGGCGGAGATGATTAGTGTTCATTGTGCTCACGAGCTTGATGAGGGCTACTCAGTGAGACGTATCGATGAGTCGCTGAGCTTGGCGGGTGTATCTCCTGTGTCTGGATCTGTCGAGGAATTTCTTGAGCGAGCAAGTCAGGGATTGATTTTGCCTGCGTATATGCGTACTGGAACGCAGTATAAGTATGGGTATCATGACTTGGCGTTAACGTTGGCCTTCGAGCATTCAGTTCCTGATGCGACGATCCCTATTATTTGGGCGCCGAGCAATTCATCTTCATGGGTCCCACTTTGTCCGAGGCGATAA
- a CDS encoding L-threonylcarbamoyladenylate synthase yields the protein MLRRGGVIALPTETVYGLAANAEDELAVRRVFAIKGRPATHPLIVHIPGAEHLSAWAREVPDEAKALARAFWPGPLTLVLPRTARATDAVTGGQDTVALRVPGHPVALEVLRQLGGGVAAPSANRFGRVSPTTAEHVQRDLGTDVDLVLDGGASTVGVESTIVDLSSGAPAILRPGGLATEDVERVLGRAVPVRASSTVRVSGSLASHYAPRAGVVLAEPGEALQRVEALRAQGLRVGVLGPASLSLPGDVRRFDVPGEPAEAARVLYARLREADEQGHDVLVACLPAASGLGIAVRDRLSRAAAPR from the coding sequence TTGCTGCGACGCGGTGGCGTCATCGCCCTGCCAACAGAAACGGTCTACGGACTCGCGGCCAACGCCGAGGACGAGCTGGCGGTGCGTCGCGTCTTCGCCATCAAGGGCCGGCCCGCGACCCACCCGCTCATCGTCCACATCCCGGGCGCGGAGCACCTGTCCGCGTGGGCCCGCGAGGTGCCGGACGAAGCGAAGGCCCTGGCGCGGGCGTTCTGGCCGGGGCCGCTGACCCTGGTGCTGCCGCGCACGGCGAGGGCGACGGACGCCGTGACGGGAGGCCAGGACACGGTGGCGCTGCGCGTGCCGGGACATCCGGTGGCGCTGGAGGTGCTGCGCCAGTTGGGCGGAGGCGTGGCCGCGCCCAGCGCCAACCGCTTCGGCAGGGTGAGCCCGACGACGGCGGAGCACGTCCAGCGGGACCTGGGCACGGACGTGGACCTGGTGCTGGACGGAGGCGCGTCCACGGTGGGCGTGGAGTCGACCATCGTGGACCTGTCGTCGGGAGCCCCGGCCATCCTCCGGCCTGGCGGTCTGGCGACGGAGGACGTGGAGCGCGTGCTGGGGCGCGCGGTGCCGGTGCGCGCGTCCTCCACGGTGCGCGTGTCGGGTTCGCTCGCCTCGCACTACGCGCCGCGAGCGGGCGTGGTGCTGGCGGAGCCGGGGGAAGCACTCCAGCGGGTGGAGGCCCTGCGGGCCCAGGGACTGCGCGTGGGCGTGCTGGGCCCCGCGTCGCTGTCATTGCCTGGGGACGTGCGGCGGTTCGACGTTCCAGGGGAGCCGGCGGAGGCCGCGCGCGTCCTCTATGCGCGGCTGCGGGAAGCGGACGAACAGGGCCACGACGTGCTCGTGGCCTGCCTGCCCGCCGCCAGCGGCCTGGGCATCGCCGTGCGCGACCGGCTGTCCCGCGCGGCGGCCCCCCGCTAA
- a CDS encoding N-6 DNA methylase translates to MSALADRYYTPVDVAERLAMAFRCFDVSVVIDPACGDGRLLAAAAKVFPAASLLGIDVDRSAIRKLRLRQPSWIVSNANMLSQQSRRRSVVGSTDLKCDLVVANPPFSMGPSKGCFFEYGGGVFRASLAMRYLLESVFFFRPSVGFAAVLPESSAYSVMDAEARACLDQFYSWAVVERLPRTAFAGTRARSILVIGWNKGRIGPRLARTSLAKRKTIGHEKLVRGGLPMHEAREWKFGIPFLHTTALVPLGAGGAGFLPQVFPIGRGIVMGPAVAFPRIGEIGKGQVVVIPAGLRVQLSDCVMAVRADTASDAARIRKTILSRWDGFAALFKGTGARYVTVDRMVAWLDEQVLLG, encoded by the coding sequence ATGTCCGCATTGGCCGATAGGTACTATACTCCTGTTGATGTCGCTGAAAGATTGGCGATGGCGTTTAGGTGTTTTGACGTATCGGTCGTGATCGATCCTGCTTGTGGGGACGGGCGTCTTTTGGCTGCTGCTGCTAAGGTATTCCCCGCTGCATCTCTGCTGGGGATTGATGTGGACCGGTCGGCCATTAGAAAACTACGCCTCCGTCAACCATCATGGATTGTTTCGAATGCCAATATGCTGTCGCAGCAATCTCGGCGCAGGTCGGTGGTTGGTTCGACTGATTTGAAGTGTGACTTGGTTGTTGCTAATCCGCCTTTTAGTATGGGGCCTTCTAAGGGCTGTTTTTTTGAATATGGCGGTGGAGTTTTTAGGGCTAGTTTGGCGATGCGTTATTTGCTGGAGAGTGTGTTTTTTTTTAGACCGAGTGTTGGTTTTGCGGCAGTGCTTCCTGAGTCGTCGGCTTACTCTGTGATGGACGCAGAGGCCCGTGCTTGCCTTGACCAATTTTATTCTTGGGCGGTCGTTGAGCGACTTCCGAGGACTGCATTCGCTGGAACAAGGGCTCGGTCAATCCTTGTGATTGGCTGGAATAAAGGACGAATTGGCCCTCGTTTGGCGCGAACGTCGCTTGCGAAAAGAAAAACAATTGGTCATGAGAAATTGGTGCGCGGCGGATTGCCAATGCATGAGGCTCGCGAGTGGAAGTTTGGTATCCCGTTTCTTCATACTACTGCGCTCGTGCCTCTCGGAGCTGGAGGAGCCGGATTTTTGCCGCAGGTTTTTCCCATTGGCAGGGGGATCGTCATGGGTCCGGCAGTTGCTTTTCCTAGAATTGGTGAGATCGGTAAGGGACAAGTAGTGGTGATTCCGGCCGGCCTTCGTGTCCAGTTGTCTGATTGTGTTATGGCTGTTCGGGCGGATACAGCCTCGGATGCGGCGCGAATTCGAAAGACTATTCTTTCGAGATGGGATGGTTTTGCTGCTCTGTTTAAGGGTACTGGCGCTCGCTATGTTACGGTAGATAGGATGGTTGCGTGGCTTGATGAGCAGGTGTTGCTTGGGTAA
- a CDS encoding TIGR01777 family oxidoreductase, whose protein sequence is MGKSHVFDARSQMPVPPADLFSWHAREGAFERLSPPWETAEVVERTGDGIHPGARVVVRIHLGPIPQRLVAEHTGYVEGVSFQDTQREGPFVKWVHDHRMLRAGSPDASVLEDAIQYELPVGTLGDTFGGGYARKRLERMFAYRHTLTRADLRRHAAFADQGPLTVAIGGASGLLGSALSAFLTTGGHRVKRLVRGRANAARGDIPWAPDKGTVDAAGLEGVDAVVHLSGSNVGEGRWTPERKEEILKSRTDSTRLLCETLARASRKPRVLICASAVGFYGNRGDAEVTEASSSGDGFLADVTRQWEASTAAAEAAGIRVVHLRIGVVLDARGGALAKLALATQAGGGGPVASGKQWLSWVALEDVLGLIQLSLFTPSIRGPLNAVSPNAVRQGELAKVLGRVLHRPAVFPLPAAVVKTVFGEMGEETLLSSTHALPTVAQAHRFPFLFPDLEGALRFTLGRTTDGAEYRHG, encoded by the coding sequence ATGGGCAAGTCGCACGTTTTCGATGCGCGCAGCCAGATGCCTGTCCCCCCCGCCGACCTCTTCTCCTGGCACGCCCGCGAGGGAGCCTTCGAACGCCTGTCGCCCCCCTGGGAGACCGCCGAGGTCGTGGAGCGCACGGGCGACGGCATCCACCCCGGCGCTCGCGTCGTCGTGCGAATCCACCTGGGGCCCATCCCCCAGCGCCTGGTCGCCGAGCACACCGGCTATGTGGAGGGCGTGAGCTTCCAGGACACCCAGCGTGAAGGCCCCTTCGTGAAGTGGGTGCACGACCATCGCATGCTCCGCGCGGGCTCCCCGGACGCCTCCGTCCTGGAGGACGCCATCCAGTACGAGCTGCCCGTGGGGACGCTCGGGGACACCTTCGGCGGGGGCTACGCGCGCAAGCGCCTGGAGCGGATGTTCGCGTACCGCCACACGCTCACCCGCGCGGACCTGCGCCGTCACGCCGCCTTCGCGGACCAGGGCCCGCTCACCGTGGCCATTGGGGGCGCCTCCGGCCTGCTGGGGTCGGCGCTGTCGGCGTTCCTCACCACCGGCGGACACCGCGTGAAGCGGCTGGTGCGCGGCCGTGCGAACGCGGCGCGGGGCGACATCCCGTGGGCGCCCGACAAGGGCACCGTCGACGCGGCCGGGTTGGAGGGCGTGGACGCGGTGGTGCACCTGTCCGGCTCCAACGTGGGCGAGGGCCGCTGGACGCCCGAGCGCAAGGAGGAGATCCTCAAGAGCCGCACGGACAGCACCCGCCTGCTGTGCGAGACCCTGGCCCGCGCGAGCCGCAAGCCCCGCGTGCTCATCTGCGCCTCCGCCGTCGGCTTCTACGGCAACCGGGGCGACGCGGAGGTCACCGAGGCGTCCTCCTCCGGTGACGGCTTCCTCGCGGACGTCACGCGCCAGTGGGAGGCCTCCACCGCGGCGGCCGAGGCCGCGGGCATCCGCGTGGTGCACCTGCGCATCGGCGTGGTGCTGGACGCGCGGGGCGGGGCGCTCGCGAAGCTGGCGCTCGCGACCCAGGCGGGCGGCGGCGGCCCGGTCGCCTCCGGCAAGCAGTGGCTGAGCTGGGTGGCGCTGGAGGACGTGCTGGGCCTCATCCAGCTGTCCCTCTTCACGCCGTCCATCCGGGGCCCCCTCAACGCGGTGTCCCCGAACGCGGTGCGACAGGGCGAGCTGGCGAAGGTGCTCGGCCGGGTGCTCCACCGTCCCGCCGTCTTCCCGCTGCCCGCCGCCGTGGTGAAGACCGTGTTTGGCGAGATGGGGGAGGAGACCCTGCT